One Populus nigra chromosome 16, ddPopNigr1.1, whole genome shotgun sequence genomic window, AAGCTCATTACTGGACATCATGGATTGTACCTATGTTTGTGGTGGCAAATGTTGCTGTCTTCATTGTTGTGATGTGCATCAATAATTGTCCTAAACATTTACATACAAGACTTGAAGGGAAGTGCGTTGCAAGGTTTCTTGGGAGGTTTTCTTTTGAGCCTTTGAAAGATAATCCTCTCTTTGGTCCCTCTTCTGCCACGTACGTAATTCACTTTCTTTGATTCACTTTTTGATCCTTGTAtactttcttcttgtttttgcctttgccttttctgtttctttttgtttcatgtCATTTTACTTTGATAAATACTAAATGCTGGTGGTggtttaaatttctttatgaGTGAGCTTTTTAGATTCTTGGGGTgttgtttttcaatgttttttgatGGATCAAGTGAATTTGGGGAGGAATTTTGATTCCTTTTTGATTTGTGTAGATATGAATTTGGAAATTTGGCATTGCTTTGATATGAAAtgccttgtgtgtggtttccattGGGGGATTTTGATTGATTAGATACTTAAGAGAGAATTTAGTGGATCTGCTTTAGATGCTGATGTCCAAATCTCAATTACTGCATTTCATGGCAGTGTTCCCTGGCTGGTCTCTGTGGAGGAAATGGCATGAATTTAGTGATTATTGGTCTCAgatactatatatttatatggtgGATTCAAGGCTTCATTGGTGAAAATTTCATGGATCTGATGAAATAGGTTTTTCTCCAACATTTGTAACACtgaaaatattctttttgtGTGTGATTATTAAGGGGTATTTGATATTTGGTGTCAGAATAGTTAACTTGTTGAAAGCTGTTGTTTCTCGGTTCATCATTGTCACTTGCATTAAGAAATGCCAAGGAAGGTAGAAGAAACATAATGTAGTTAATTGAAGcttgttccttttgttttttcgaACTTGCAAAGACTGGAGAGGCTGGGAGCTCTTGAGTGGACCAAGGTTGTAGATAAGCACCAGGGATGGAGGCTTATCACTTGTATCTGGTTGCATGCTGGTATTATTCATCTTCTTGCAAACATGCTGAGCCTGGTCTTCATTGGCATTCGTCTCGAGCAGCAATTTGGGTTTGGTAAGTAGCTATCAAAATCTGCCTTCCGAGGCCAATACTCCTTCGCTATCAATACCAACTGTGAAGTTTGATGAAACTTCAAGTCGAGCAGCAATTTATGCTTCTATTTCTAGTAGCACGACTAACCTTATGATAAGCTGCATTTTTGTCACAAATTGGCAGTTCGCATCGGAGTTGTTTATCTGCTGTCAGGATTTGGCGGGAGTGTGCTTTCGTCTCTATTTATTAGAAACAATATCTCAGTTGGAGCCTCAGGTGCCCTTTTCGGGCTTCTTGGAGCAATGCTCTCAGAGCTAATTACAAACTGGAGTATCTATACCAACAAGGTCAGTGGTGTTTGTACGTTGTTTGGCATTCTAGTGCTATGCCATTGTTCAAAACTGAGTACCATTTTCTGGCTATCCATCACTGTATCGCAACCATAGGGATATAATGGCATTTATACATGAACAAAACATAGTTGTATCGATTTTTTCCCTCACTCCTGCCATTTGTTGCTTCCACAGGCTGCAGCTCTGCTTACACTACTGGTCATAATAGTCATTAACCTTGCAATAGGAATTCTGCCACATGTCGATAATTTTGCCCATATTGGTGGATTTCTGTCAGGATTCCTCCTAGGCTTTGTTCTGCTTCCCCGTCCTCAATATGGCTGGCTAGAGCGTCGAAATGTTCCCTCCGGTGTTGGTGTCAAATCCAAGTACAGGGCTCACCAATATGCTCTATGGCTGGTTTCTGTGATTCTGCTGATTGTAGGGTGAGTCAATGCTCAAGCTCCAAATTATCAACTTAAACTGTCATTTTCATTGACTTATTATCTCCATGTCATTTGAATGTTCATTTTCATTAATCTGGCCATCTCGAACACAACCTTATCATAAGCATAACGACATAATATTATAGAGACCCATTTGATGTTACCGAAAGGGCAAACAACTGGGACTGTTTCACTTAGCTGTGGACTGCAGATGCCCCTTACCCAACATTACCAGCCATTGAATACCGATGTCTAGTTTGAGGTTGTGGGGCACCAACTTATTGTTCCACTTAGATGACGACACAAAAAAACCAATGTCAACTCCCTATGGTTGCGATACAGTGATGTCAATAAGACTTATAGTGGAGTTGAAAAGGCAAAAAGGGTACGCTTGCTAGTTCACCAGATGACAAGGAATGgtgaaaatattgatgatgctcaaatgatgaagaaaattCTGAGGCCTCtgaatttaaagttttatcatgTGGTTGTAGCAATTGAAGAATCAGATAATTTGTAAGCTCTTAGACGAAGGAAAGGAAAGCATGGTGGAAGACAAATCTcgttcatataaatatattattcttcTAAGAAAGGAAATCTCAATAAACTTGGACTTAGACTTACAATGCtctaaacatatatttatacTAGAAACACATATTTAATAGTTACATGTATATATCTAGAAAACATTTAGGAGAACGAAAAGATACTTTGAATataaacttcaaaattaattccaagacTTTCTGCTTGCCATTGCTTGAAGAGTTGGCATCCTTACCGACCGATCTTTGTCTCCCATGATCAACGAGTCTTTACTTCCATTGATTCTGATGCCTTTACTTAAAAATGCAGATTCACAGTTGCGTTGGTGATGTTGTTCAAGGGAGAAAATGGAAACGATCATTGCCATTGGTGTCACTATCTCAGCTGTGTCCCTACTTCCAGATGGAAATGTAACGATAACAACCTTTAGTAGGGAAAACAAAGCTCATGGTCTAATTTATGGgtttaatatttcaatttttatatgtatgatttgtatatttatGCATAGTTTTGCGTTAGAAACTCCTTTGCCTTCCTTTTCCAACGCCCAAAAGACTTGCCATCGTAATTGCTCATCATTTTCTACAATAGAAAGTTCTTGtttcctgaaaaataaaataaaaaaacaaccgtGCCCTCATCATTTGTCTCCTCAGTGATTTGCTGCGTTTCAAGCTATGTTtcgacccaaaaaaaaaaaaaatttggatctTAATCTTCACTGTATATACGTTAGTGGATAAAagctattttcttttcaaagactaatattgctttttattattttattatttctttttgataTAATGATAAAAGGTATATTTAGATTAGATTCTTAAGGGATTTTGAGGGCACATCACTCTAAAGATTTTAGAAGTAATTATCGATTATTATTTCATGAATACACTTtccaaacttatattttttctgggttcaaaaatatatatatatatttttaaatttctctctctttcttgtatttctctctcttttatatagtaagtattaataattatttctaaaataccataaaatttctttaaccacttaatatgtttaaataaataaatttgtttaaatgttgaatttaaaatctgatctgaaaaaataaataaagagcatattttgttgaatttaaaatctgatcatattttaggttttttgttaaaatatcataattattaaacacaaaaatatcaatttaatattttttcaagtgaaatatatttttaaaacacattaaaaaactgatatttttttataaacctatcaaaatgtatttatatctataaaacctcaatatcatattttcatatcaaagaAATCTAAAATCTAACTCTTGTTAACACCATCAATTCATTTGACTTTTctggtataatttttttttatacttgtatatagattaaagaataatttattgatttggaTAGAACTTATTCTACGTGGTTTtgtattcaatattattttttaaccgtattttccttttatattatatttttttcatatatatgatATCATATAAGTGCACCATCCGTAGTTTTATttccttaaattaatttatctcacattaatgagaaataattgataaatcaaACTGATTAATATGTTGTAGCATTATATTATAAGATTTATTAGTAATTAGTAATTGCTTGCATATTATGATTTCTTGCTAAtgacaaaataattattgttaatcttaattttcatgcaagttaaactataaattaatagtttatttattattttatttaaataaatccaAGCCTTAATATTATATAGAAATCGCATCATTATGGTgcaatttttgtataaaatctcatattttatctttctaataTTAATTCACCCCTGCGAAATTAAATGTCAGGCTCCACCACTGCTAGAGGCTCGTTCAACCACCATGAAAGAGCAGCACACATTCTTCATTTCACACCAACCCAGCTTAATCAACACTAAGAATTAAATAACTCAACTGCTGAACTAATACAAGAAGAGGGTTGTCgaaatcaagttttataacaTGGAGGTCCAGAAAATAATGACAGGAGTGCTATTGTTGCTGTTGCTATCATGGGCCGTGGCAGTGGCGGCAGATGTCGATTGCACCACCGTGGCAGGGTTCCTCACGGCTTGCTCCACGTTCATCACCCATGGTACACCAGACCCGCTTCCAGGTTCACCATGTTGTGATTCCATGATGAGCTTGAATGTGATTGCTGAATCTGGGAATAATAGGAGGTCTATATGTCAATGCTTAATGGGCCTCATCAAATACCTACAATGCTAACGCTACAGTCATTGCTACTTTTCCAGGCTTTTGTGGAGTAAATCTAGGGTTTGTTCTTGATCCCAATACAGATTGCTCCTTGTAAGCCTTTCTCCAGCCCATCTAATTTCTGTTTCATTACATGATAGTACATTTGCTATTTTAAATAGGCTATCACTAACATTAGTACAATTTAGGAAGAGATATCTATCTTTTGTATCCTGTGGCTGGTTCACAGCTGCCATCACCTGCTATCATAATCATGCCTGCCATCATATTCGTGTTATCTAATGCCTATATATTTACATGGAAATGCAGTGTACCTCGAGTTGAGGTCAAGGAAATTATGACGCTTGTTCAAGGTGATGCAGATGGGAGACTGAATAAGAAGCTTGTCTTCAAGTACAGTCactgaaaaatacaaataagaGCAGGTCTGAGCTTGTGTATTGATGGATTGACTAGTGATTTTGTCCATGGCGCTCGCTTCCTCGTTTTAAAGATGCACTGCTAGTAATTATCGTTTGAACAGATGCATTCATGAATCGAGCATATCTTTTCACTTTAAGctgtttgtttttaatcatgCTTAATCAAAGCAGATCCATAGTGAAGGACTCCCAAAACTAGATAGGTTAAAAAGTTGGATATGTGATCAATTGCTACTTTTCACCGAAAGACACACAAAGTTAATTGGCATTTAGAATGGATTAGACAAGCTAAATCACTATTCTCTCAAGAACTAGTAAGAGcaaattcaaagtttaattgTTACCTTAAGATTTAATCTCACTCCATGtaatttcatttcattcatGATCTTAGATCATGTAACATTTAATTGATCACACATGATTAACATTTCAGAGCGTGAGAATACCGCCACCCTATATACAAACCATATTTGACCTAgcgtgtgtatatataaaaaagaaattgggaTTTCATAAACTAGCTAAATTGTAGAGAAAATTCTGATGTTATAAACTTTGAATGTCAATAATTcttcaaataatcaaatttattctgaaaaataagttatataatcttttttatactAGTTCTTGGACTAAATCctaatctttatataaaaaaatctttattgaaAGTTATACGATTAATATAGAATCTAATTAGTATTAAGATTTCTAAACtaagtaagaaaagaaaattctgaGAATACATTTGTAAAATTTCAGTACAATCTATGATGattaaaaatcacataaaaaacatcaaaactatAACATTGCAATTTCTAGGATCTGAAATTGAAGACAAAAGGAGATGAAACAAAGACAATTTGCACCCTCACCTGCTGTTTCAAGTCGTATTCCTCTGACTGAATTGTTCCTGCTGTCACcatcacaattaaaaatttcacaTCATCAACATTCTTCAACATAATGATTCCTTGGGCATGTTCTGGGAATCCAAAGTTTTACATTTGACTGATATTGGCACTAAACAAGATATAGAGGCTGTTCTTTTTAACCGCGATGCATTAGTGCATTCTTTTCACTTTGATATGTAGCCCTTTCAGACAACCAGTGGCAAATCAAATGGGACCATCCAATGTAGATAAAACAAGTGAAATGGTCTAGTTTCCGTGAATCCACAGTGAGATAAAGATACAGATTTTGCTATCTGTCTGCTTCTAAACTCGTTAGCTTTGTGATTGATGTTAGCTTAACATGGCCGAAGTTTTTGGCATTTGTAAGCAAATATTGGCTATGCTAAGGACAGTCGCAGTTCTTAACCCTCTATACAAACCAGTCCTGATTCTCGGCGAGGATCCGTGCTACATGCAGTCACGACTGTCTTCAGCAAAATCCTTATTCGAATGAAAACAGTTGAGCCACTGGAACCAAACATTTCTTGCATAATGTTTCAGCATGGCAGAAAAATTGGATCATGTATTTAGACACAAGAAGAAACAAGAAATATGAGAAAATATGAGCAACTATAATAATACTTGAACATTGTTGGAATAAAAGAAGGTACACGCACAATTTTGGGATATTACATCAATCTGAAACACTCAAAATGTTAAAAGTTCAGTTCTGTAAGGACAGTTTGTCAGATCATGATCAAATAATTACAACAATAGCATTTGCGCTCACAccggaaaaggaaaaggataaaCAGATACGAAAATAAACAGTTGTCACCTTAAGTTGGAAGTACCTAATCTATTCGAGTAGCCAGAAGGAAGTTCAGTATTTTGAGCAAAACCCCTTTCTGATCGAATGTCTGCATCATAATACCCTTGAACAGATCTTCTGCTTGAACCGTATTTCTCAAACTCAAGCCTCTGCCTTGGGGCACTTTGTGACCTAACCTTGGCTCGAGATGATTCTGTGTTAGACATGTAGTTGGGGTAACCAGGGTATCCATTAAAGAAGCCCCAAGAGCACTCACTCCTTGTGGGCGTAAAATGGCCTCCACCTTTTCTACCACTACTTCCAGGTCTAGATGTTGCAGAAAACAGACGAGGGCTATTCTCAGCTGTCCTTGAAACTGCTTCATCATTTCCTAGGGGTAATTTAAGAGAGTACAAAATTTCTCCTGAAGGGATGCTCGGCATTGGATTTGGtgctttttttgatatttttgatgGAGAGTCAAATGTCATAAAGCTCTGATTGTTATGATCTGAAGCCAAAGCATGCTGTGAAGTCTGAAATGTTCGATTACTTTGTTGGGATTTCACATGGGGCTTCCAAGTGTCTACTTCAAGGATCTTGTCACTCCTCTCGTCATCAGCATGTCGATTTCTCAGTGGATTGCTGCCATGATCATTCCATAAACTTTCTTCCATCCAACGTTCTAGCCAATTTGAACCCAATTTTACTTTGTCAAAGTCAATGCTCTCCCTAAAGTTTGCATTTGAACCACATCTCTGCATGTATTGAAATGGAAAAATGCAATCAGAGTTCCGTAGTGAATTGCTATATATTGAAGGCATTGGGATAATCATtcgaaataatttatgaaaacaaTCAAGTGGTACCTTGAGAATTGAGGGGCCATCAAATTTGGTACTAGAAGCACGAAACAGGTGATCCTTGGAAGGACTTGCCGGGACCTGTGGTAAATGTAGTTAAGGGGTGGGTATCACAAAAGATAAAAAGCACATATATCAACAATCATATCAAAGCTTTATATCTTTTCTAGTTGAGTCACATGGGTATGCCTTGATCAGGTGGAGACCAGTTGTCTTGGCCTTGTAAATTCTGCAACTCATGGGTTTGCTCAATGAGATGCCAAGCAACAAGTGAGTTGGAAAATTGTTCACTCcataagataataaaaaggattgaagggtaaaatgatgataatttaAGAGCCATCACTAAGATGCCCTCTTATGCTCATCACGGCTGTCTCTCAATCCACATCCGAATACCATATACCGTTCTTAAGGGACTAGTGTAACTTGAAAAATTGCAAAGCCAATTGCCTTTCAAGTTTAGCAACAAGCATGGAGAAAGCACTTTTACCATGCTCCATGCTCGGTTTCTTTGCATTCACATGCACCTCTTTTCCTtccttgaataaaaaaaggatagattATATTTTACCAGTAAGTTGCCATGTGGACGTGGTCCTTCAAAAATAAAGCATAGATGTGCATTGACATTTGTGCAGGCCCATGGCAAGCATTTGAAGTGCCATACTCAATCACTCGTAGCATATTACAAAcagttagatattttttaaaaccaacaaCTAAATAAACAGAAAAGGAAGTATGCTTACAGCATATCGAGAATGGGAGGACTTGCTAGTAGTATGCCAAGAGTCAGAGACATGACTGCGACTAGCACGGGCTCGAGCCTGCAGTCTCACTAATGTTTGCATACGCCTAAGCATGTCTGCTGTTTGCTTTCTCACAATGTGGCCTCTCACTAAGGCTTGAAGCTTCACCAATGCTTTTAGTGCCCTTAGTGCCCTCCTTGCCTTCATTGTcaccagaaaaataaaaaaaaatcaatatccacTATACCAATCAAATGGatgtaagaaaaacaaaatgcagaacAATCTTTAAGCACTTGTATTGCTACATGCCTTAACCATAAccaaattttaatatgaaaaataaacaaacaaataaaaaaaagtgctaCATTATGGAATTATTTAAGCTTCAAAGATCAAGTTCTTTTGGTACCAAATTCCAGGAATTTTAAATGCAATGGATCAGATAAGCATGCTATTTAAGAATAATATGAGAGGCACGGAGTTCTTGAAAAGGAGGTGTGGGCTTAATCATTATTTCAACAcacacaaaattaaagaaatagaacATGGTAGCGGAAGGACTCGAACTTTCAACCAAATTGGCTGTAAAGTTGTTCTTGGGCAGATAAAATTGGAAAATCATTGCAAATTTAGGGACAGTGGTGTGaactttaataagaaaaatcaactgtcaaaaaattattttcatcaatcaactaaagtttgaagttgacaaataaacaaaagctacatttccctttaaaaaaaaaatatcaacttgcAAAGAAACACATCAAGCCCTAGACTCCAAAATCCAAGAACACCTTCAAATTCAAGCTACAACAATATTAGAATGTTGGCCCTAATTAAATCGGTACAAAAAAATCCGACCCAGTTGGAGTACTAATTACTCCTTCAATACCAGCTCATTTGACAATGATAACTTGGCCTGAACCTAGCACTTGCACATCTCATCCATATAATTCCATCCATATATGGTCCATTTGTTCATATTCCTAGATACATCATTTTGATAAACGTCCACCACAATACGGCTGTTATCATGAAAACCATTTCTCAAACTAATATATGCATCATTTCAACAATCATCAAAACATTTCTGGgataaattaacaaaagaattaacttttaaaggattaaattaaccTGGAATGATggtatgcataaaaaaatttggaaagtaatttgaaaaaaaaagaagcaattcaTAGCTGTGGGCATAATTCTGTGGGctcccttttttatatatatttatatatatacatactgTAGAATCATGAAAAAGCAGACACTCAACCCCATAAGGCCATAACAACCAGCAccatcacaaaaaaagaaagaaaggaaaggtaGAGACCATACACAGAGAATTCACTCTGAATGTACCAAACAATCCGATCAACAAGTAAATActacttaatttctttttttttaatgatcaagGGCATTAAAATTTGAGCCAaagggaattaaaaaaaataaattcagataAGAGGCTGGGAATTATGTTCCAGGGAAGAATGCTCATCATGTCATGAAGTCACAAGATGACACAAACACGTGAGAGGACATGCGTGAGACACAGGCAAAggcagatttttttattttatttttttgaaaaaaagaatagaatcAATTCTGTTTGAGCTATAGCTAAAAGTTTGATGGTGATATTACTCGAGGGTGTGACCCAATAGGCAAATACAGTAGTGTCGGTTACACCTTATTGGCCATAGAAGGAActgttttttgctttgttttctttttgcgtTTTGGACCACCCTAAGAAAAGATATAGCCTTTGCATTATTTTTGTGGAAGGAATAGTTGCTATCACTTAATGAAAGCAAGTGAAACGGtagttgaattttgttattaataatttgaacaccatgaagaagatgatgaagaagaagaattagcTATATCttattaacttaattattttgctaagtggattttaatttcttaattgcCAAGTCtccaatttgaaaaattaaaaaatttaccacTACAACTTATTATCTTGGAAATTGAATTTCTATGCATTCAACAACTCAAGTTCCAAAAACTCTACCTCTATCATTTTAGGGaccaaaatgaaagaaatacgAAACactattcaaaacaaattttttttttaatgcaaaaatcAAAGAGAATTAAATCTTTCTGCATGCATCCCCAGATATTCCCAATTCCcaagtaacaataataatattgacCATTCAAATTCGTTTTCTTCCTCTATTTATTTTCCTCATCAAGCAGGAgagctcaaaaaaaaaatctccgtGATGAATGACCAaaagatcaaatcaaacaaagaaacaaacgCAATGGCCCTCAAATTGAAGGGGTATTTGTGGATGAAAAACACTCATgaacatgaaagaaaagagaggacaCTTACCAAATAACCACGAAAGGCAGATTGAATTTTAACCGCCGACACTTCCTCCACAAACCGGCGGTGACTGCCACCAAGAACAttagcaccaccaccaccaccaccactagtCAATCTAACAACCTCAGCAGCCGCTTGTGCAGCAGCGAGTGCAGCTTCAGCAACAGCAGCAGTAGCAGCTGCCACAGCTATTGCATGCTTATTAGCATCCAAATTATTAGCATCATAAGGAGTAGTTGATAACAAAATTTGATCAACCTTCTTGGACTGTGACAAAgagggttttgtttttgaagatCTAGACTTCTTCTTGGCACCAAAAAGTCGCCGGAAAAAACCCATCTTTCATAGTTTAGAAAAGATGGGTTCTTCGAGAGATTTTGGTTAAAGAAAGCATTTTTAAgacaagaagagagaaagagagagagttcaGTCACTTTTGAaagtttggtgttttttttgctAATGTAATGGGAACATGAGATGGGAGGGAGTTTGGATTTTTGAGGACAAGAGAGTCAGAGAGATTGGATTGTGTGTAAGAGAAGGTGAAGAGATAGACGCGAGTGAATGGAGTTTGTGGGGTACGTGCCAAGGGTATTGACTATTGAGAGGAGGGCACTAGTGTAGGCCATGCATGGGCCCATGCGGGACAATTTCTTGCTGAGTGCTaattgaaattagatttttttttatctacattatatatattttatcattttattttgatataaagttattaaactcgtaTAAATTCTGGGCacttaaaacattgtttttatttttttaaaaaataaattaatccgAGTTTTGATATTGTTATGGGTTTGGTATAGGTAGAACAGGCTAAATCccaactaatatttttaaaacctaatCCGATTTAAATCTTGAATTAACTTCTCTAGCCTAGTCAATTCTAATCAAGTAAATCTAATTTgagatttaaatttaagatGCCAATAATGAACATGAACTAGCCTTGctgccatttttattttattttttttgaatggagGATGAAGTTTTCAAGTGGAGGAGGATGATGATTACTCTCTAGGATATAGTTAATTATGGTTAGCTGTGATTTAAATGGTAGTTGATGGTCATTAGATTCATCACTGTGTGCAATGATTACTCTGCGTGTGGGTTTTGAGAGAAATGAAGGATATTACTGTTGAGATCTTccttccatatatttttttttcttttgatattttttattttaaatagtaaaaataattggAAATATAATCGAgattgtagttgtttttttaaatttttttacttaaaaatatattaaaataatattttttttattttttaaaaattatttttaacattagtatataaaaataatttgaaaatattaaaaaaatattaatttaaaataaaaaaataaaaagatttcaatttttttcaaaaatatttttaaaatataaaaacaaacatgatttaaattgatgaaataattaagttaattatttgttaCCATTTATATTCAAATCTTCACATGCTTTCtttaaaatgcagaaaaattaaagaaaaaacattgtctGGAATCAGCGTGCAAATTTCATTCCAAAAGTTTCTTCCCATTTTGGCTTTAGATTGGAGGGATGGCACATGATCCTCTTTCGTATATTTAAGATTCTACCTTTTAATTACTGTTTTAaaatagaatatataaaaatagagagAATATATCCCTATATATtttctgttttgaaaatataaacattCTTTCTAAGATTGTTTCGGATATTAGGCATGTTTCTTTATAATTagagaatatttaatttttttattggttaaagcctgaaaaaaaaattgaaacattttCACTTCAACCACTTTTAAAAACGATATTGAAGATTAATTACATATTTGGTATTACTGCTAAAATATTGTTGGTgtagaatttgaaattttgtttttttaatgtttttggataGTTTTGATGTTCtgttatcaaaaataaatttaaaaaataaaaataaaattattttaatatatttttaattaaaaataaaaattaatacataATACTGAGAAACTACCGCTGaataaataatgatgataaaaaataatcaactttATTTTCCCTCCGTAAAGCAAAAGAAAGGACGTCATTTTCTTAATGTTGTCCTTTGAGTTTTGAATTCATGTGATGGCATAAAGCTAAAAA contains:
- the LOC133675203 gene encoding RHOMBOID-like protein 3; translation: MSREDTERGGGVKSRGNNSNSYLSSTSTYPIEDTEAHYWTSWIVPMFVVANVAVFIVVMCINNCPKHLHTRLEGKCVARFLGRFSFEPLKDNPLFGPSSATLERLGALEWTKVVDKHQGWRLITCIWLHAGIIHLLANMLSLVFIGIRLEQQFGFVRIGVVYLLSGFGGSVLSSLFIRNNISVGASGALFGLLGAMLSELITNWSIYTNKAAALLTLLVIIVINLAIGILPHVDNFAHIGGFLSGFLLGFVLLPRPQYGWLERRNVPSGVGVKSKYRAHQYALWLVSVILLIVGFTVALVMLFKGENGNDHCHWCHYLSCVPTSRWKCNDNNL
- the LOC133676125 gene encoding protein IQ-DOMAIN 23-like — its product is MGFFRRLFGAKKKSRSSKTKPSLSQSKKVDQILLSTTPYDANNLDANKHAIAVAAATAAVAEAALAAAQAAAEVVRLTSGGGGGGANVLGGSHRRFVEEVSAVKIQSAFRGYLARRALRALKALVKLQALVRGHIVRKQTADMLRRMQTLVRLQARARASRSHVSDSWHTTSKSSHSRYAVPASPSKDHLFRASSTKFDGPSILKRCGSNANFRESIDFDKVKLGSNWLERWMEESLWNDHGSNPLRNRHADDERSDKILEVDTWKPHVKSQQSNRTFQTSQHALASDHNNQSFMTFDSPSKISKKAPNPMPSIPSGEILYSLKLPLGNDEAVSRTAENSPRLFSATSRPGSSGRKGGGHFTPTRSECSWGFFNGYPGYPNYMSNTESSRAKVRSQSAPRQRLEFEKYGSSRRSVQGYYDADIRSERGFAQNTELPSGYSNRLGTSNLR